The genomic stretch GCACGAGGACGGCAGCCTTGATTTCCCGTCCCTGCGCAAGCTCATCGACTGGCACATCGCCGAAGGCACCGACGGCATCGTGATCGTCGGCACGAGCGGCGAATCGCCCACCGTGTCGGTGGAAGAGCACCGTGAACTGATCAGGGTGGCGGTCGAGCAGGCCAACAAGCGCGTTCCCATCATCGCCGGCACGGGCGGCAACTCCACCACCGAGGCGATCGAGCTCACGGCGTATGCCAAGCAAGTGGGCGCCGACGCTTCGCTTCAGGTCGTGCCGTACTACAACAAGCCGACGCAGGAAGGGATGTATCTGCACTTCCGCAAGGTGGCCGCGTCGGTGGATCTGCCGGTCATTCTGTACAACGTGCCGGGCCGCACGGTGGCCGATATGACGGTCGAGACGATGCTGCGTCTGGCTGAAGTGCCGGGCATCATCGGCGTGAAGGAAGCGACCGGCAACATTGACCGCGCTGCGCAACTCATCAAGGGCGCGCCGGGCTCGTTCAAGATTTACAGCGGGGATGACCCGACCGCCATCGCGCTGATGCTGCTGGGTGGGCACGGCAATATCTCCGTGACGGCCAACGTTGCGCCGCGTGCCATGCACGAACTGTGCGCAGCGGCCATGCGCGGCGACGTGGAAACGGCTCGTCGCATCCACATGCAACTGCTGTCGGTGCACAAGAATCTGTTCGTCGAATCGAACCCGATTCCCGTCAAGTGGGCTCTCCAGGCCATGGGCAAGATGGAAGGCGGCATCCGCCTGCCGTTGACGCCGCTGGCCCCCCAGTATCACGAGGTTGTGCGCGCATCCCTGAAGGATGCCGGGCTGCTCTCCTGATTGTTTCAAGGCGCTTCTCAGGCCCTTAAGCCATCGTTCTCATCTGAAGGATCGCAAGTCAATGAAACTGCACCAAACCCGTCGCGGGGCTATGGCGACGTCCGCTCAACTGTTGCTGGCCGCGTTGTCGGTTGCCCTGATTTCCGGTTGCGATACCGTCAATGAGGTGATGCAGCCGGACCGCATCGATTACAAATCACAGGCCAAGAAGGGTCCGACGCTCGAAGTCCCGCCCGACCTGACCGGCATCCAGGCCGATCGCCGCTATGCCGCACCCGACACGGGCACGACCACGCTGTCGGCCTACACGTCGACTGCGCCGAAGGTCACGACGCCAGGCTCGGGCACCGAGAACGTGCTGCCCGCCGTGTCCGACATGCGCATCGAGCGCGATGGCAATCAGCGCTGGCTGGTTGTGAAGACCACGCCGGACGCCCTGTGGCCGCAATTGCGCACGTTCTGGCAAGAACTCGGTTTCCTGCTGGTGATCGACTCGCCCGAGACCGGCATCATGGAAACTGACTGGGCCGAGAACCGCGCGAAGATTCCGCAGGACATCATCCGCCGCACCGTCGGCAAGGTGTTCGATGGCCTGTACTCGACGTCGGAGCGCGACAAGTTCCGCACTCGCATCGAGAAGGGGCCGAATGGCTCGGTCGAGGTCTATATTTCGCACCGCGGCGCGCAGGAACAACTGGTGGGTTCGTCCAAGGACCAGACGGTGTGGACGCCGCGCCCGGCCGATCCGGAACTGGAAGCGGAATTCCTCTCGCGCCTGATGCAGCGTCTGGGCGCCAGCAAGGAAGCCGCACAGCAGAAGCTCGCACAAACGCAGGCTGTGCACCCGGTGCAAG from Ralstonia pickettii encodes the following:
- the dapA gene encoding 4-hydroxy-tetrahydrodipicolinate synthase, with protein sequence MIQISGSLVAIVTPMHEDGSLDFPSLRKLIDWHIAEGTDGIVIVGTSGESPTVSVEEHRELIRVAVEQANKRVPIIAGTGGNSTTEAIELTAYAKQVGADASLQVVPYYNKPTQEGMYLHFRKVAASVDLPVILYNVPGRTVADMTVETMLRLAEVPGIIGVKEATGNIDRAAQLIKGAPGSFKIYSGDDPTAIALMLLGGHGNISVTANVAPRAMHELCAAAMRGDVETARRIHMQLLSVHKNLFVESNPIPVKWALQAMGKMEGGIRLPLTPLAPQYHEVVRASLKDAGLLS
- the bamC gene encoding outer membrane protein assembly factor BamC produces the protein MKLHQTRRGAMATSAQLLLAALSVALISGCDTVNEVMQPDRIDYKSQAKKGPTLEVPPDLTGIQADRRYAAPDTGTTTLSAYTSTAPKVTTPGSGTENVLPAVSDMRIERDGNQRWLVVKTTPDALWPQLRTFWQELGFLLVIDSPETGIMETDWAENRAKIPQDIIRRTVGKVFDGLYSTSERDKFRTRIEKGPNGSVEVYISHRGAQEQLVGSSKDQTVWTPRPADPELEAEFLSRLMQRLGASKEAAQQKLAQTQAVHPVQDGAKAEPAPRTGPSLLTQSNGQPALQVPEPFDRAWRTVGLALDRVNFTVDDRDRSQGVYFVRYADTRAEANAPGFFSRLFSGTKIEDLKRAKRYRVVVKDAGSSSTVLVQNDDGSAQTGDIGKRILSLLDEQLR